Below is a window of Lacrimispora xylanolytica DNA.
ATTTAGAAGCTTTGGAGCTACGGCCATTCTCACCATATTCCCCTATCCCGTCCTTCTTATTTAAGTAATCAATGAGATTCAGGGGTTTATCAGTCTCCTTATTTCCAGTATTGGAACGGGACTGCTTCATTACCTCAGAAGCCTCCTTTGCCATGGTCTTCCGGTCTGGTGACACGAGAGAGATATATTGCGCTCTTAACTTATCTCCTGCTGCGCTCAAACTCTCATATTGGCTTTTGTTATCATGATAACGTGCCTTTGCCAGTTCCTTTGCCAGAGCATCAATCTTACCATCAAATTCCGCTTCTGATGGTCGTTCCATTCCTTTATGGGGTATCTTCTCCCAATCTGGACTACTGACTTTTGATGATTGTGAGAAGGATTGGTATGAAATTCCAGACATTTTGCTGATATTAAAATTCGACATATATTATCACTCCCTTTCCTGGGTTATCCTGCGAAATGATAAATAATTCCTCTACTATTTCATATCGGCAATATATCACTGGAATTAATAAAAACAGGGTTATTTAAGCATCTTATACACTTTCTTAACGTTTTTGACCAGCAATACATAGTCCAAAGAACGCTCTGGTCACCACTGCATTACGAAGCTTTGATTGACGGAGCAGCTCAGTGATTCCGGAAGTGATCATACCACCCACGCCATTCCAGCCCTTTCTCTCATCTTTCCGGCATGTAAATCAAACATCTCTGCAGCAACTTCATTCTGATTCTGTATTTAAGATAGTAAGCATTGTTTCAATATCTTCCGTGGTCATCTGAAGCTTTGACTTTTCAATCAAAAGATTTCCCCCTGTCATGATATAGGAGGGAATGACCCGTATGCTCCCATAATAGAATTCACTGCTTCTTAGTTTATAAGTGGCGGTAGAAGGTATCACGTGTTTCTTCGTAGCTTTTTTTGCAATCATATTGAAGGCTTTTTTTGCAACATCTCCCATAAGCATAATTACCTTAAGATTAGGAAACAAAGCAAGCTCCCTCTCTAAATATGGAAGATGGTCTTCTATCACATTCTTTTCTATGGTGTATTGGGATTTTGGAGTTTTAACAGCATTGGTAATGTAAATCCCCATCTGCAGGATGTCATCAATGGTAGTGATCTTTGCCCCTGCTTTTTGAAATAGGGGAATCGTTGTTTTCAGATAATCGGCATCTGCTTGTCCATAAAAATCCTGCCTGGAATCAGATGGTACAACTTCATTAATCATAACTGCCTGAATCTTCTGTGGGTCGAGGTCAATATTGTTAAAATAAAAGCCCTCTCCCCCACCGGTCACCTGCTCCAATTCTTTCTTTACATTCATAGGTTGCTCCTTCCCAATGTCCCAATTCATTTGCCTGCCTCATTCGGCAGTAACCATCTCCGTGTTCTAATGTTATTACAAGCAATCTGGGAGCAAAAGTCAAGATTTATTTATTCGATTTCAGTTATTCTAAGTTTGATAAAAACTTATACGTTTCGCCGTTATTATAGGTATGACTCTCATCATTTGCGATATTATCTAAATATGTGATTAATTCATTATAGCTGCTAATTCCCATAATTTTTCACCCTAGCTGTCTTTATGATTGATTACCATTCTATTATAACTTACTTCTGAGATCTTGTATCCAGTTAGTATATCGTTTCTTCATATCCCTTACTTTTCTAACAAAATAGCCATGGTTTTCTTATCCTTCTGATACAATCCGCCTGCAACATCTCCAAAGATTTCAATCACCTTAAATCCTGTCTCTTTCACTTCCTGAATCAAGGATTCTTTTGTAAAACAGGTGTTCCACAGATAGTGGGGTGTTATGCTATCATCTGTCATCAGAATATATTGTTCTAATGTCACATGCTCCTCATACTTATACGTTCCTTGAAACATCATGTATTCACTCCCACTCCAAAATCCACCCTCTGGACAGATCTCCCACGATTTTTCCTCTTTGAATTGATGGAAGAATTCCATAGAAAACACATCAAATAAAAAACTTCCCCCTTCAATCAAATGCTGGTACACATAAGTTCTTAAAGTCTTTCTGTCTTCGGTTGACAATGCGCCATAATCGCAATAAATCATGGTGGAAACATCAAACGTCTTATTCAAATCCATGTTTAAATAATTCTGGCAATGATATGTTATGTCCAGCTCCTGCTGTTTGGCCGCTTTCTTTGCATACTCAATGGACCTCTCTGAAACATCAATCCCAGTAACCTGATAGCCCATCTTAGCAAACCGTTCCGTATATAATCCAGGGCCGCAGCCAAGGTCCAAAAGCTTATGATACTTGTCAGGAGGCAGCCGTTTCCCTATCCATTGAGCTGATTTCTCAATAAAGTCTGCTTTTCTGCTGGCACCTTCAAAATTGGGATCCAGATGTGCATGTAACATTTGTTTGGAAATATGTTCCTCATTCCAAAATGCTGCTTCTGACTTCTTATATAGGGCTGGTTGTTCAAACATCTGTTTCATTCTTTGATACATAATTTCCTCCTATTATCTCTATCAATGATTTACGATTCTGTAAATGATTACTTCTCTTCCATCAATTTTAATTCGTACATTCTCTACTTCTGTGATATAATAATCCAAAATACAATATCAGGATGTGAAAAATGATAATGAAACCTTTATTATTTATACTGATTACCACGTTTTACATTGCATACTTTGCAAAGCAGATTCTTCTAAAAAAAAGAGGAATCGTTACAAACCGTCTGGCAAAGGGACAGAAGCCAAGGAAAACAGCTATGATAGAAACCGGCCTGCTCCTTATTACTTACGGTATGGCAATATTCCAATATGCCAGCTTATTTCTTGAGAGATATTTACTTCCACTGAAACTGCCCGCATCGCTTCGCTGGCTGGGCATTGTCCTGGCTTTCATTGGAGTCCTTTTCTTTATTCTTGCCATTACTACCATGAGGGACAGCTGGCGGGCCGGAATCGACGAAAGCCAGAAAACAGCCATGGTTACAAGAGGAATTTACAGCATCAGCCGGAATCCGGCGTTTGTGGGATTCGACCTGCTCTATATTGGCTCTGCTCTGGCTATGCCAGGAGTACTCATCTTTGTCTTAGCCCTTGCAGGCGTCCTGTTTATGCATTTGCAGATTTTAGAGGAAGAGGTTTACTTACCGCGGATTTTCGGTGATGAATATGCAGAGTATCAAAAAAGAACCCCTCGCTATTTTCTCTTTTTTTAATTTTATTTGACTACGTTATATGTATGGGTATTGCAACATGAAAAATGTCAACAAGATAAGATTTCTCTTGTGTAAAACATTCATGTTACAATACCCCTTTTTATTTTGTTATTTCTCTATTTTTATCACCTGGTCAATCCAGTCGCAGTAAAATGCCTGTTCATGAGAAACAAGTAAAACCGTGCCGGAAAAATCAATTAAGGCTGACTTCAGTGAATCCTTTGCCTGAGCATCCAGATGATTGGTAGGCTCATCGAGGATTAAAAAGTTGCACGGTTCAAACTGGAGTAAGCATAGTTTAACCTTTGTCTGTTCTCCTCCGCTTAAGGTTCCTATGGGCTGCATGGCATGTTTACTGGATATTCCGTTTCGGGCAAGATGCTCTCTTACTTCCTTTATGGTCAGGGCTGGATTTTTATCCGAAACTACTTCCATCGGCGTTTTCCTACCATTTTCCCATCTTAAATCCTGTTCAAAATAACACACCTTCACCTGATCTGAAAATCGGTAACAGCCATCAAGAGGTGAAAGCTGGCCCATCAAGGTCTTTAATAGTGTGGATTTACCGATCCCATTAAAGCCCGTAATGACTGCTTTCTGGCCTCCTTTTAAGCTAAAATGAATGCCTTCCAGAACAGGAGTATCATATCCCACTGCCAGATTTTTCACAGTCAGATGCTCTCCATTGGTAACAGGAAGCTCTGGAAAGCAAAAATATGGCTTTCTCTCTTTTTGATGCAATGCCTCCATCCTATCCATGCGGTCAAGCTGCTTTTGACGCCCCCTTGCCATCTTTGAT
It encodes the following:
- a CDS encoding methyltransferase family protein; amino-acid sequence: MIMKPLLFILITTFYIAYFAKQILLKKRGIVTNRLAKGQKPRKTAMIETGLLLITYGMAIFQYASLFLERYLLPLKLPASLRWLGIVLAFIGVLFFILAITTMRDSWRAGIDESQKTAMVTRGIYSISRNPAFVGFDLLYIGSALAMPGVLIFVLALAGVLFMHLQILEEEVYLPRIFGDEYAEYQKRTPRYFLFF
- a CDS encoding class I SAM-dependent methyltransferase; amino-acid sequence: MYQRMKQMFEQPALYKKSEAAFWNEEHISKQMLHAHLDPNFEGASRKADFIEKSAQWIGKRLPPDKYHKLLDLGCGPGLYTERFAKMGYQVTGIDVSERSIEYAKKAAKQQELDITYHCQNYLNMDLNKTFDVSTMIYCDYGALSTEDRKTLRTYVYQHLIEGGSFLFDVFSMEFFHQFKEEKSWEICPEGGFWSGSEYMMFQGTYKYEEHVTLEQYILMTDDSITPHYLWNTCFTKESLIQEVKETGFKVIEIFGDVAGGLYQKDKKTMAILLEK
- a CDS encoding uracil-DNA glycosylase family protein — translated: MNVKKELEQVTGGGEGFYFNNIDLDPQKIQAVMINEVVPSDSRQDFYGQADADYLKTTIPLFQKAGAKITTIDDILQMGIYITNAVKTPKSQYTIEKNVIEDHLPYLERELALFPNLKVIMLMGDVAKKAFNMIAKKATKKHVIPSTATYKLRSSEFYYGSIRVIPSYIMTGGNLLIEKSKLQMTTEDIETMLTILNTESE